One Sphingomonas sp. SUN039 genomic window carries:
- a CDS encoding long-chain fatty acid--CoA ligase: protein MLSGKLGGMQDWSLRVTHLIDHAARECGTREIVTRWADGSIERTNWSGVGRDARKLAQAFAAMGLQPGDRVGTFAMNHHRHLTAWYGAIGFGGVIHTINIRLFDEQLIYIINHAEDRVLMYDAVFASIIERLKPHLTSVEHFICFDTDYLPLMAAHDGNFEWATGDERDPCMLCYTSGTTGNPKGVLYEHRSTMLHAMAEIAPSVFDLSPQAALLPIVPMFHAASWGLPFAGAAAGVKFVFSVTNEAPVLCDLFVNEGITHSAGVPTVWLAMFQHLDTLADSGRSVDLSKLRVVTIGGSACPRSMIERLMRMGIRVNHAWGMTETSPIGTMGAPSADWDDLSFDQQVAVTVRQGRVPFGVELRIVGDDGEVLPRDGKASGRLEIRGPWVVKRYFKMSEDAVIDGQWFDTGDVAILHPDGTMQITDRSKDVIKSGGEWISSVELENAAVGCPGVQEAAAIGIVHPKWDERPILLVVRKAGADVSAADVTAYLSDKVAKWWLPDEVLFVDSLPHTGTGKILKTALRAEYKDYRLASAA, encoded by the coding sequence ATGCTGTCAGGCAAGCTCGGCGGAATGCAGGACTGGTCGTTGCGGGTCACGCACCTGATCGATCATGCCGCGCGCGAATGCGGCACGCGCGAGATCGTGACGCGCTGGGCCGACGGCAGCATCGAGCGGACCAACTGGTCCGGGGTCGGGCGCGACGCGCGCAAGCTCGCGCAGGCCTTTGCCGCAATGGGCTTGCAACCCGGCGACCGTGTCGGGACGTTTGCGATGAACCACCATCGCCACCTGACGGCTTGGTATGGCGCTATCGGCTTTGGCGGCGTGATCCATACGATCAATATTCGCCTGTTCGACGAACAGCTGATCTACATCATCAACCACGCCGAGGACCGCGTGCTGATGTACGACGCGGTGTTCGCATCGATCATCGAGCGGTTGAAGCCGCATCTGACCAGCGTCGAGCATTTCATCTGTTTCGACACCGATTACCTGCCGCTGATGGCCGCGCATGACGGCAATTTCGAATGGGCGACGGGCGACGAACGCGACCCGTGCATGCTCTGCTATACAAGCGGCACGACCGGCAATCCGAAGGGCGTGTTGTACGAACATCGCTCGACCATGCTGCACGCGATGGCCGAAATCGCGCCGTCGGTGTTCGACCTCAGCCCGCAGGCGGCACTGCTCCCCATCGTGCCAATGTTCCACGCCGCCAGTTGGGGCTTGCCGTTTGCCGGGGCGGCAGCGGGCGTGAAGTTCGTGTTTTCGGTCACTAACGAAGCGCCGGTACTGTGCGACTTGTTCGTCAACGAGGGCATTACCCATTCGGCAGGCGTCCCGACCGTGTGGCTGGCGATGTTCCAGCACCTCGACACGTTGGCGGACAGCGGCCGCAGCGTCGATCTGAGCAAGTTGCGCGTTGTAACCATCGGCGGGTCGGCCTGTCCGCGTTCGATGATCGAGCGGCTGATGCGGATGGGGATTCGCGTCAACCACGCCTGGGGCATGACCGAGACCAGCCCGATCGGTACGATGGGCGCGCCGTCGGCAGACTGGGACGATCTGAGTTTCGACCAGCAGGTTGCCGTGACGGTGCGGCAGGGACGGGTACCCTTTGGGGTCGAACTGCGTATCGTCGGTGACGATGGGGAAGTCCTGCCGCGCGACGGCAAAGCATCGGGGCGGCTCGAAATCCGGGGACCATGGGTCGTCAAACGCTACTTCAAGATGAGCGAGGATGCGGTCATCGACGGTCAATGGTTCGACACCGGCGACGTCGCGATTCTGCACCCCGATGGCACGATGCAGATCACCGACCGGTCGAAGGACGTCATCAAATCGGGCGGTGAATGGATTTCGTCGGTGGAGCTGGAAAACGCCGCCGTCGGTTGCCCCGGCGTGCAAGAGGCAGCCGCTATCGGCATCGTCCATCCGAAATGGGACGAGCGCCCGATCCTGCTGGTGGTTCGCAAGGCGGGCGCTGATGTCAGCGCTGCCGATGTAACCGCTTATCTGTCGGACAAAGTCGCCAAATGGTGGCTGCCCGACGAAGTCCTGTTCGTCGACAGCCTGCCGCATACCGGCACGGGCAAAATCTTGAAAACGGCGTTGCGGGCGGAATACAAGGATTACCGGTTGGCGAGCGCAGCTTGA
- the dnaE gene encoding DNA polymerase III subunit alpha, producing MAHAQFVPLRIFSSYTMLEGAIDPKDIAAKARDMGFPAAAICDRNGLYGVMPFSEAAAKKGVQPIIGALLCVARPDVPQGGAQAYDWLALLAQDATGYDNLCQLVSAAHLARPVEEPAHVDFERLARHTDGLICLTAGGEGALARLLADRQQSAADAYADRLIALFPDRLYVEIARRGDAVEMAAEPHLIAMADGRGLPLVATNPACYADADFHCAHDIMLCIAASTYVESDDRTKSNPDAWIKPAHDMRGLFADLPDALENTLVVAQRCAVAAPSRKPILPSLAGDREAETEQLRRDARVGLTARLEKTPAPNPQDYFDRLEFELDVIAGMGFPGYFLIVADFIKWAKAKGIPVGPGRGSGAGSVVAWALTITDLDPLKLGLLFERFLNPSRVSMPDFDIDFCETRRGEVIHYVQSKYGHDHVAQIITFGRLKSRAVLKDTGRVLQMSYGQVDRLAKLVPNHPTDPWDLKRALNGVSELASEYKNDPDVRRLLDLAMKLEGLPRHSSTHAAGVVIGDRPLDRLVPLYRDPRSDMPVTQFDMKYAEAAGLVKFDFLGLKTLSVLQRALDLIEAREGHRPDLDTLGWDDEAVYTLLQKGDTVGVFQLESDGMRRALSSVRPSNFGDIIAIGALYRPGPMDNIPLFADRKNGRVPIEYPHPLLEEVLAETYGIIVYQEQVMKAAQLLAGYSLGDADLLRRAMGKKIQSEMDAQRAGFVDGCGRNGIERKKANELFDLIDKFANYGFNKSHAAAYAVLTYQTAWVKTHYPEDFFAASMAFDLGNTDKLAIYVDDMRRSGVTCLPPCINASGSDFTVEPHGEGLAVRFALGALKGVGEGAMEMLCAGRAESGVFASLDELANRINPRLLNKRQIESLAGSGALDGLNDNRAGCFAVAETLLAVASQAEHGRTSGQGGLFGEGEASVVAIQLPGSVKWSMAERMSAEKEAFGFYFSAHPVDRYRHVAGAHGARSFMALSGSGGEGRTSATMAALVEDARWRTSKKGNRFLSATLSDESGQFQANCFDDDACVALEELGRNGGCALLRVELERQPGEETPRVTVRGAQRLDALAGSARLNAVVSVENVDAVAGLAELLANARGGRCELVLQTVTAAGQHAAVRLGRDFLIDGELAAMMGRAPGVIDVELKAQEAPRLALVS from the coding sequence ATGGCCCACGCGCAGTTCGTTCCCCTTCGTATCTTCTCGTCGTACACGATGCTCGAAGGGGCGATCGATCCCAAGGATATTGCCGCCAAAGCCCGTGATATGGGCTTTCCGGCGGCGGCGATCTGCGACCGCAACGGGCTGTACGGTGTCATGCCGTTCAGCGAGGCGGCCGCGAAAAAGGGGGTGCAGCCGATCATCGGTGCGCTGCTGTGCGTGGCGCGGCCCGATGTGCCGCAGGGCGGCGCGCAAGCCTATGACTGGCTGGCCCTGCTCGCGCAGGACGCGACCGGGTACGACAATCTGTGCCAGCTGGTGTCGGCGGCGCATCTTGCGCGACCGGTCGAGGAACCGGCGCATGTCGATTTCGAGCGGCTGGCGCGTCACACCGACGGGCTGATCTGCCTGACTGCCGGGGGCGAGGGCGCGCTGGCGCGGCTGCTGGCGGATCGGCAACAGAGTGCTGCCGATGCTTATGCCGACCGGTTGATCGCGCTGTTCCCCGACCGGCTTTATGTCGAGATCGCCCGGCGCGGCGATGCGGTCGAGATGGCTGCGGAGCCGCACCTGATCGCCATGGCCGACGGGCGCGGGCTGCCGCTCGTGGCGACCAATCCGGCGTGCTATGCCGATGCCGATTTCCACTGCGCGCACGACATCATGCTCTGCATCGCGGCATCGACCTATGTCGAAAGCGACGACCGGACCAAGTCGAACCCCGACGCGTGGATCAAGCCCGCGCACGACATGCGCGGGCTGTTCGCCGACCTCCCTGACGCGCTGGAAAACACGCTGGTGGTGGCGCAGCGATGTGCCGTGGCGGCACCCTCGCGCAAACCCATCCTGCCGAGCTTGGCGGGGGATCGTGAGGCCGAGACCGAACAGCTGCGGCGCGACGCACGTGTAGGCCTGACCGCACGTCTCGAAAAGACGCCTGCGCCGAACCCGCAGGATTATTTCGACCGCCTCGAGTTCGAACTCGATGTGATCGCGGGCATGGGCTTCCCCGGTTATTTCCTGATCGTCGCCGATTTCATCAAATGGGCCAAGGCGAAGGGGATTCCGGTCGGACCCGGGCGCGGTTCGGGCGCGGGGTCGGTTGTTGCCTGGGCGCTGACGATCACCGATCTCGATCCGTTGAAACTGGGGCTGCTGTTCGAACGCTTCCTCAACCCGTCGCGTGTTTCGATGCCCGACTTCGACATCGATTTCTGCGAAACACGGCGCGGGGAGGTCATCCACTATGTGCAGTCGAAATACGGCCACGACCATGTCGCGCAGATCATTACCTTCGGGCGGCTGAAATCGCGGGCCGTGCTGAAGGATACCGGCCGCGTCCTCCAGATGAGTTACGGGCAGGTCGACCGGCTCGCCAAGCTGGTCCCGAACCACCCGACCGATCCCTGGGATCTGAAACGCGCACTCAATGGCGTGTCGGAACTGGCGTCGGAGTACAAGAACGATCCCGACGTGCGTCGGCTATTGGACCTGGCGATGAAGCTGGAGGGGCTGCCGCGCCACTCGTCGACGCATGCCGCGGGTGTTGTCATCGGCGACCGTCCGCTCGACCGCCTCGTGCCGCTCTACCGCGATCCGCGTTCCGACATGCCTGTCACGCAATTCGACATGAAATACGCCGAAGCGGCGGGGCTGGTGAAGTTCGACTTTCTGGGCCTCAAGACGCTCAGCGTCTTGCAACGCGCGCTCGACCTGATCGAGGCGCGCGAAGGGCACCGGCCCGATCTCGATACGCTCGGCTGGGACGACGAGGCGGTCTATACGCTATTGCAAAAGGGCGACACCGTCGGCGTGTTCCAGTTGGAATCGGACGGGATGCGGCGTGCATTGTCGTCGGTGCGACCGAGCAATTTCGGCGATATCATCGCGATCGGCGCGCTGTATCGGCCTGGCCCGATGGACAACATTCCGCTGTTCGCCGACCGCAAGAACGGGCGCGTGCCCATCGAATATCCGCACCCCTTGCTCGAGGAGGTGCTGGCTGAAACCTATGGCATCATCGTCTATCAGGAACAGGTGATGAAGGCCGCGCAGCTCCTCGCCGGCTATTCGCTCGGCGACGCCGATTTGCTGCGCCGCGCGATGGGCAAGAAAATCCAGAGCGAGATGGATGCCCAGCGAGCCGGGTTCGTCGATGGCTGCGGGCGTAACGGCATCGAGCGCAAAAAGGCGAACGAGCTGTTCGACCTGATCGACAAGTTTGCCAACTACGGGTTCAACAAGAGCCACGCGGCGGCCTATGCGGTGCTGACCTACCAGACGGCATGGGTGAAGACGCACTATCCGGAAGACTTCTTCGCAGCGTCGATGGCCTTCGACCTCGGCAACACCGACAAGCTGGCAATCTATGTCGATGACATGCGGCGCTCGGGCGTCACCTGCCTGCCGCCGTGCATCAATGCCAGCGGTTCCGACTTCACGGTCGAGCCGCACGGAGAGGGGCTGGCTGTCCGCTTTGCCTTGGGCGCGCTCAAGGGCGTCGGCGAGGGCGCGATGGAAATGCTGTGTGCCGGACGCGCGGAAAGCGGCGTGTTCGCCTCGCTCGACGAATTGGCCAACCGCATCAATCCGCGCCTGCTCAACAAGCGGCAGATCGAAAGCCTTGCCGGGTCGGGGGCATTGGACGGGTTGAACGACAACCGCGCCGGCTGTTTCGCCGTCGCCGAGACGCTGCTGGCCGTGGCATCGCAGGCCGAACACGGTCGTACCAGCGGGCAGGGCGGGCTGTTCGGGGAGGGGGAGGCCTCGGTCGTCGCCATACAACTGCCCGGCAGCGTGAAATGGTCGATGGCCGAGCGGATGTCGGCGGAGAAAGAGGCGTTCGGCTTCTATTTTTCGGCCCATCCGGTCGATCGGTACCGCCATGTCGCGGGCGCGCACGGTGCGCGCAGCTTCATGGCGTTATCGGGATCGGGTGGAGAGGGGCGGACCTCGGCGACGATGGCAGCCCTGGTCGAGGATGCGCGCTGGCGGACGTCGAAAAAGGGCAACCGTTTCCTGTCGGCAACGCTCAGCGACGAAAGCGGACAGTTCCAGGCGAACTGCTTCGACGACGACGCCTGTGTTGCGCTCGAGGAACTGGGGCGGAATGGCGGCTGTGCGCTGCTGCGGGTGGAACTGGAGCGCCAACCGGGCGAAGAGACGCCGCGGGTGACGGTGCGCGGGGCTCAACGGCTGGATGCGCTTGCCGGATCGGCGCGGCTGAATGCAGTGGTTTCGGTGGAAAATGTCGACGCGGTTGCGGGGCTTGCCGAATTGCTGGCAAATGCGCGCGGCGGGCGCTGCGAGTTGGTCCTTCAAACGGTGACAGCGGCGGGCCAGCATGCGGCAGTCCGGCTGGGCCGCGACTTCCTGATCGACGGCGAACTCGCCGCGATGATGGGGCGCGCGCCGGGCGTGATCGATGTCGAATTGAAAGCACAAGAAGCGCCACGACTGGCGCTCGTATCCTAG
- the ppdK gene encoding pyruvate, phosphate dikinase has protein sequence MTQYVYRFGGGVSDGKGLSKELLGGKGANLDGMASIGLPVPPGFTISTPMCTRYYEEGEKFPPELNAEVASGIAHIEGVTGKKFGDASDPLLVSVRSGARVSMPGMMDTVLNLGLNDATVVGLATVSGDARFAWDSYRRFVQMYADVVLGLDHGAFEEALEIAKEDKGYYLDTEMESEDWQALVAKYLALVEELWGKPFPQDVHDQLWGAVGAVFGSWQSERAKVYRRINSIPHDWGTAVNVQAMVFGNMGDTSATGVAFTRDPATGERAYYGEYLINAQGEDVVAGIRTPQYLTTAARERAKAKPLSMQESMPVVYAELAKVFDLLEAHYRDMQDIEFTVERGKLWMLQTRSGKRTAKAALKIAVDMAAEGLITKDEAVMRVDPSALDQLLHPTLDPKAKRDVIVKGLPASPGAASGIAVFDSDTAEKRADKGQSVILVRTETSPEDIHGMHAAKGILTARGGMTSHAAVVARGMGRPCVSGAGSLSIDAAAKVARVGSREIREGDMLTLDGSTGEVMAGEVATIQPELSGDFGTLMVWADGSRRMKVRANAETPADAKVARDFGAEGIGLCRTEHMFFDAGRITAVREMILAEDEKGRRVALAKLLPEQRADFVGLFEVMAGLPVTIRLLDPPLHEFMPHAEADFEDVAKATGLTVDMLKRRAAELHEFNPMLGHRGCRLGVTYPEIYEMQARAIFEAACDLAVSPIPEVMVPLVATKRELELMKAVIDRTAEAVFAERGKRIDYLVGTMIELPRAALKAGEIAEVGAFFSFGTNDLTQTTLGVSRDDAARFLGVYVDQGIYERDPFVSLDIDGVGELVQIAADRGRATRPDIKLGICGEHGGDPASIAFCEKVGLDYVSASPYRVPIARLAAAQAALATG, from the coding sequence ATGACCCAATATGTCTATCGTTTCGGCGGCGGCGTTTCGGACGGCAAGGGGCTGTCGAAGGAACTGCTCGGCGGCAAGGGTGCGAACCTCGACGGGATGGCGTCGATCGGCCTGCCGGTGCCTCCCGGCTTCACGATCAGCACCCCGATGTGCACCCGCTATTACGAGGAAGGCGAGAAATTCCCGCCCGAACTGAACGCCGAAGTCGCCAGCGGGATCGCGCATATCGAGGGTGTCACGGGCAAGAAATTCGGCGACGCGAGCGACCCGCTGCTCGTCTCGGTCCGCAGCGGCGCGCGCGTCTCGATGCCCGGCATGATGGACACCGTGCTCAATCTCGGCCTCAACGACGCGACGGTCGTTGGCCTCGCCACGGTCAGCGGCGACGCGCGCTTTGCGTGGGACAGCTATCGCCGCTTTGTCCAGATGTACGCCGATGTCGTGCTTGGGCTCGATCATGGCGCGTTCGAGGAAGCGCTGGAAATCGCCAAAGAAGACAAGGGCTACTACCTCGATACCGAGATGGAGTCTGAGGACTGGCAGGCGCTCGTTGCCAAATATCTGGCGCTGGTCGAAGAGCTTTGGGGCAAGCCGTTCCCGCAGGACGTCCACGACCAACTGTGGGGCGCGGTCGGCGCGGTGTTCGGCTCGTGGCAATCCGAACGTGCCAAGGTGTATCGCCGGATCAACAGCATCCCGCACGACTGGGGCACAGCGGTCAATGTGCAGGCGATGGTGTTCGGCAATATGGGCGACACCTCGGCGACGGGCGTCGCTTTCACCCGCGACCCCGCGACCGGCGAGCGTGCCTATTACGGCGAATATCTGATCAACGCGCAGGGCGAGGACGTCGTCGCGGGCATCCGCACGCCGCAATATCTCACCACTGCTGCCCGCGAACGGGCGAAGGCCAAGCCGCTGTCGATGCAGGAATCGATGCCGGTGGTGTATGCCGAGCTGGCCAAGGTGTTCGACCTGCTCGAGGCGCATTACCGCGACATGCAGGACATCGAATTTACCGTCGAGCGCGGCAAATTGTGGATGCTGCAGACGCGGTCGGGCAAGCGCACCGCCAAGGCCGCGCTCAAGATCGCGGTCGATATGGCGGCGGAAGGGCTGATCACGAAGGACGAGGCGGTGATGCGCGTCGATCCGTCGGCGCTCGATCAGTTGCTGCACCCGACGCTCGACCCCAAGGCCAAGCGCGATGTGATCGTGAAGGGTCTGCCCGCGTCGCCCGGTGCCGCCTCGGGCATTGCCGTGTTCGACAGCGACACGGCGGAAAAGCGCGCCGACAAGGGCCAGTCGGTCATCCTCGTCCGCACCGAAACCAGCCCCGAGGACATACACGGCATGCACGCAGCCAAGGGCATCCTGACCGCGCGCGGTGGCATGACGTCACATGCGGCGGTCGTGGCGCGCGGCATGGGCCGTCCGTGCGTCTCGGGCGCAGGATCGCTCAGCATCGACGCGGCGGCCAAGGTTGCGCGCGTCGGCAGTCGGGAAATCCGCGAGGGCGACATGCTGACCCTCGACGGCTCGACCGGCGAAGTGATGGCGGGCGAAGTGGCGACGATCCAGCCCGAATTGTCGGGCGATTTCGGCACGTTGATGGTCTGGGCCGACGGGTCGCGCCGCATGAAAGTGCGCGCCAATGCCGAGACGCCCGCCGACGCCAAGGTCGCGCGCGACTTCGGCGCGGAGGGCATCGGGCTGTGCCGCACCGAGCACATGTTCTTCGACGCGGGCCGCATCACCGCGGTGCGCGAGATGATCCTGGCCGAGGACGAAAAGGGCCGCCGCGTGGCGCTGGCCAAGCTGTTGCCGGAGCAACGCGCGGATTTCGTGGGGCTGTTCGAGGTGATGGCGGGTCTGCCCGTGACGATCCGCCTGCTCGACCCGCCGCTGCACGAATTCATGCCGCATGCCGAGGCCGATTTCGAGGATGTGGCCAAGGCGACCGGGCTGACCGTCGACATGCTCAAGCGGCGTGCGGCGGAACTGCACGAGTTCAACCCCATGCTGGGGCATCGCGGGTGTCGTCTCGGCGTCACTTACCCCGAAATCTACGAGATGCAGGCGCGCGCGATCTTTGAGGCCGCGTGCGATCTCGCCGTCTCCCCCATCCCCGAAGTCATGGTCCCGCTGGTCGCAACCAAACGCGAGCTCGAGCTGATGAAGGCGGTGATCGACCGCACCGCCGAAGCGGTGTTCGCCGAACGCGGCAAGCGCATCGACTATCTGGTGGGCACGATGATCGAACTGCCCCGCGCCGCGCTCAAGGCCGGCGAAATCGCCGAGGTCGGTGCGTTTTTCTCGTTTGGAACCAATGACTTGACCCAAACTACGCTCGGCGTCAGTCGCGACGACGCGGCCCGCTTCCTCGGTGTCTATGTCGACCAGGGCATCTACGAACGCGACCCCTTCGTCAGCCTCGACATCGACGGTGTGGGTGAGCTTGTTCAAATTGCCGCCGACCGGGGCAGGGCGACGCGCCCCGACATCAAGCTCGGCATCTGCGGCGAACATGGCGGCGACCCGGCGAGCATCGCCTTCTGCGAGAAGGTCGGCCTCGATTACGTCAGCGCCTCGCCCTACCGCGTTCCCATCGCCCGGCTCGCAGCGGCACAGGCGGCACTGGCGACAGGATAG
- the glyS gene encoding glycine--tRNA ligase subunit beta — MTDFLLELRSEEIPARMQVKAKDDLARLFAEEIAKAGLTATAIETFATPRRLALIARGLPDQTAAVSEERKGPRSNAPEQALAGFLRSTGLTREQLVERDGVFFAVIDKPGRATAEVLAEAIPAVVRAFPWPKSMRWGDASFSTESLRWVRPLQGIVALFGDAVVSCEVDGITSSAATMGHRFHHSGPLIIRNADSYVEQLRDAHVIVHLSERTTLIRDGARTAAAAEGLVLVEDEGLVLENAGLTEWPVPLLGRFDAAFLDVPREVIQLTMRTNQKYFACTDADGALANAFVCTANIDASDGGAAIVAGNRKVLAARLSDAKFFWENDLKVPLAMQAEKLSQIVFHEKLGTVADKVERVAKLARWLCEEGIVKPSSLRGEGDAKHRERPELHVTSSPGSAGAAPPSPQSGEGLASLAETAARLCKADLVTGMVGEFPELQGIIGGHLARAQGLPDVIADAIRDHYKPVGQGDDVPTAPVAVAVSLADKLDTLVGFFLAEEKPTGSKDPFALRRAALAINAISISLNLRVGLRDACAVSEIELLSQVSDDADDVIEQSEAHMDFLKQWEATLDFVRASDFDLVEKKVMGLFVRRNQVDRFAGLRALISERSDDVNAFDPVMEFLTDRLKVQQREAGVRHDLIDAVFALGGEDDLVRLLARVKALQAFVGTPEGADLLAGYKRAANILKKDQPSSLRGEGDAKHRERNEPPVQASPGSAGAAPPSPRSEEGEETALTTALDTAEPLAAAAIDAENFEAAMSALATLRTPIDAFFENVTVNDPDPAKRAARLALLARFRDAVHRVADFSKIEG, encoded by the coding sequence ATGACCGACTTCCTTCTCGAACTCCGCTCCGAGGAAATTCCCGCGCGGATGCAGGTCAAGGCCAAGGACGATCTCGCGCGGCTGTTCGCCGAGGAGATCGCCAAAGCCGGCCTAACCGCGACGGCCATCGAGACTTTTGCGACGCCCCGCCGCCTCGCGCTCATCGCGCGCGGGCTGCCCGACCAGACGGCAGCGGTCAGCGAAGAACGCAAAGGCCCCCGCAGCAACGCGCCCGAGCAGGCGCTCGCCGGATTCCTGCGCTCGACGGGCCTGACGCGCGAACAACTCGTCGAACGCGACGGCGTGTTCTTCGCGGTGATCGACAAACCTGGACGCGCGACCGCCGAAGTCCTCGCCGAAGCCATCCCCGCCGTCGTCCGCGCCTTTCCCTGGCCCAAATCGATGCGCTGGGGCGATGCGTCGTTCAGCACCGAAAGCCTGCGCTGGGTGCGCCCGTTGCAGGGCATCGTCGCGCTGTTCGGCGACGCGGTGGTCTCGTGCGAAGTCGACGGCATAACGAGCAGCGCGGCGACGATGGGGCACCGTTTCCACCACAGCGGACCCTTAATTATCCGCAACGCAGACAGCTATGTGGAACAGCTGCGCGATGCCCATGTCATCGTCCATTTGTCCGAACGTACGACCCTTATCCGCGACGGTGCGCGGACCGCTGCCGCTGCAGAAGGGCTGGTGCTCGTTGAGGACGAGGGGCTGGTGCTCGAAAACGCGGGCCTCACCGAATGGCCGGTGCCGCTGCTCGGGCGGTTCGATGCGGCGTTTCTCGACGTGCCGCGCGAAGTCATCCAGCTGACGATGCGGACCAACCAGAAATATTTCGCGTGCACGGATGCCGACGGCGCGCTGGCCAACGCCTTCGTCTGCACCGCGAATATCGACGCGAGCGACGGTGGGGCTGCGATCGTTGCGGGCAATCGCAAGGTGCTGGCGGCGCGGTTGAGCGATGCGAAGTTCTTCTGGGAAAACGACCTGAAAGTGCCGCTCGCGATGCAGGCGGAGAAGCTGTCGCAGATCGTTTTCCACGAAAAGCTAGGCACGGTGGCCGATAAGGTCGAGCGCGTCGCGAAGCTGGCCCGGTGGTTGTGCGAGGAGGGGATCGTCAAACCCTCTTCGCTTCGCGGAGAGGGCGATGCGAAGCATCGGGAGAGGCCCGAGTTGCACGTCACTTCCTCTCCCGGCTCCGCTGGCGCTGCGCCGCCCTCTCCACAAAGTGGAGAGGGTTTGGCATCCCTCGCCGAAACCGCCGCCCGCCTGTGCAAGGCCGACCTCGTCACCGGCATGGTCGGCGAATTCCCCGAGCTTCAGGGCATCATCGGCGGCCACCTCGCCCGCGCGCAGGGCTTGCCCGATGTGATCGCCGACGCGATCCGCGATCACTATAAGCCGGTCGGGCAGGGCGACGACGTCCCGACCGCGCCGGTGGCGGTGGCGGTGTCGCTGGCGGATAAGTTGGATACATTGGTTGGATTTTTCTTAGCTGAGGAAAAGCCTACTGGATCCAAGGACCCGTTCGCCCTGCGGCGCGCTGCTCTTGCGATCAATGCAATAAGCATTAGCCTGAATTTGCGGGTTGGCCTGCGAGACGCCTGTGCAGTTTCGGAAATCGAGCTCTTGTCTCAAGTGAGCGATGACGCTGATGACGTCATCGAGCAATCAGAAGCACATATGGACTTCCTAAAACAATGGGAAGCAACGCTAGACTTTGTCCGCGCAAGCGATTTTGACCTTGTGGAAAAGAAGGTCATGGGGCTGTTCGTCAGACGTAATCAGGTTGATCGTTTCGCTGGATTGAGAGCCTTGATTTCCGAACGCTCGGACGACGTAAATGCCTTTGACCCGGTGATGGAATTTCTTACCGACCGCCTCAAAGTCCAGCAGCGCGAGGCCGGTGTCCGCCACGACCTGATCGACGCGGTGTTCGCGCTCGGCGGCGAGGACGATCTCGTCCGCCTGCTCGCGCGGGTGAAGGCGTTGCAGGCATTTGTCGGCACGCCCGAGGGGGCGGATTTGCTCGCCGGATACAAGCGCGCGGCGAATATTTTGAAGAAGGACCAACCCTCTTCGCTTCGCGGAGAGGGCGATGCGAAGCATCGGGAGAGGAACGAGCCGCCGGTTCAGGCCTCTCCCGGCTCCGCTGGCGCTGCGCCGCCCTCTCCGCGAAGCGAAGAGGGTGAAGAAACCGCCCTCACCACCGCGCTCGACACCGCCGAACCGCTGGCCGCCGCCGCCATCGACGCGGAAAATTTCGAGGCCGCGATGTCCGCGCTCGCCACGCTTCGTACCCCCATCGACGCGTTCTTCGAAAACGTCACCGTCAACGATCCCGACCCCGCCAAGCGGGCGGCGCGGCTGGCGCTGCTGGCGCGTTTCCGCGATGCGGTCCACCGCGTCGCCGACTTCTCCAAAATCGAGGGCTGA
- a CDS encoding glycine--tRNA ligase subunit alpha, giving the protein MAQPLSFQRLILTLHDYWSARGCVILQPYDMEMGAGTFHPATTLRALGPDPWNAAFVQPCRRPTDGRYGENPNRLGHYYQYQVILKPSPPDMQEAYLGSLDAIGIDPRLHDIRFVEDDWESPTLGAWGLGWEVWCDGMEVTQYTYFQQMGGYDCKPVAGELTYGLERLAMYVQGVDSVYDLAFNDTGVTYGDVFLENERQMSKWNFEVANTESLFDGFRKAVAECENSLAAELPIPAYEQAIKASHIFNTLQARGVISVAERQAYIGRVRDLAKGACAGWMAKNGWAA; this is encoded by the coding sequence GTGGCCCAGCCGCTCAGTTTCCAGCGCCTGATCCTGACGCTCCACGATTACTGGAGCGCGCGCGGCTGCGTCATTTTGCAGCCGTACGACATGGAAATGGGGGCAGGGACGTTCCACCCCGCCACCACCCTGCGCGCGCTCGGCCCCGATCCGTGGAATGCGGCTTTCGTCCAGCCCTGCCGCCGCCCGACCGACGGGCGCTATGGCGAAAACCCCAACCGCCTCGGCCATTATTACCAATATCAGGTCATCCTGAAACCGAGCCCGCCCGACATGCAGGAGGCCTATCTCGGCAGCCTCGACGCCATCGGCATCGACCCGCGCCTGCACGATATCCGCTTTGTCGAGGACGACTGGGAATCGCCGACCTTGGGCGCATGGGGACTTGGCTGGGAAGTCTGGTGCGACGGGATGGAAGTCACGCAATACACCTATTTCCAGCAGATGGGCGGGTACGACTGCAAGCCGGTTGCGGGCGAACTGACCTACGGGCTCGAGCGCCTCGCCATGTATGTGCAGGGCGTCGACAGCGTCTATGATCTCGCGTTCAACGATACGGGCGTGACCTATGGTGACGTGTTCCTCGAAAACGAGCGCCAGATGTCGAAGTGGAACTTCGAGGTCGCGAACACGGAGTCGCTGTTCGACGGGTTTCGCAAGGCCGTCGCTGAATGCGAAAACAGCCTCGCCGCCGAACTGCCGATCCCGGCTTACGAACAGGCGATCAAGGCGAGCCACATTTTCAACACGCTGCAAGCGCGCGGGGTCATCTCGGTCGCCGAACGCCAAGCCTACATCGGCCGCGTCCGCGATCTGGCGAAGGGCGCGTGCGCGGGCTGGATGGCGAAGAACGGATGGGCGGCGTGA